A stretch of the Malus domestica chromosome 08, GDT2T_hap1 genome encodes the following:
- the LOC114826487 gene encoding probable disease resistance protein At4g27220 — MHDLLRDVAISIASKGHRALLRAKGDDLKEWPNNKEFSESCTMISLSCKSIPRLPEVLKCQQLELFHLKRDGDLLEIPGNFFEEMKELKVMDLTKARISLLPPSLHLLENLQTLCLERCELGDITLVGQLSQLKILSFIHSTFEKLPEEIGKLTRLRLLDLTGCWVLEVISPNVISRLTSLEDLRMNDSFTGWEPEGVSGERSNASLSELKDLPHLAALSIHVRDAGSIPADLFTDKLKRYQILIGSFSWKSKWNDVDETLNTLKLKLPTGCELDHGLEMLLKRSCEDLYLDGCEGAHNVVYHSGSEDFQQLKHLRIKSNAQFTHIITEEVVLPNLTSLVVDHCTGLTSALSSSMARNLVQLQKLEITNCASMEEIVSTKEYGEEKTDGMFCKLQYLHLEYLPKLSRFCSASCNVQFLSLESLKLRKCGGMKGFVFDPKLETEEVYFLFDNKVAFPKLEILYIQTLSILTTIWHNQLDPDSFYKLRNVEVIDCRCLISILTPSIFGRLNALRSLSIFYCSRLEVVFEIEETPDTYTTQLKMPGCENLDFVSILRCEKLKYIFPCSVARGIQQLRDLRVCSCDGMEEIVSKEEGLEMMPKFVFPKATNIEFSNLDQLKSFYPGMHASEWPLLEKVTVKGCGKLDIFATEISSFEKHEFGGLYTPIKHSLFLIDKDVSFPNLENMTLVRQRHGDMVQSILITVV, encoded by the exons ATGCATGATTTGTTACGTGATGTTGCCATCTCGATTGCATCGAAGGGCCACCGTGCCTTACTAAGAGCAAAAGGAGATGACTTGAAGGAATGGCCAAACAATAAGGAGTTTTCTGAAAGTTGCACAATGATCTCTTTGTCTTGCAAAAGCATCCCTAGGCTTCCTGAAGTTTTGAAATGCCAACAACTGGAGTTGTTTCATTTGAAACGTGATGGTGACTTGCTTGAAATACCAGGTAACTTTTTTGAGGAGATGAAAGAGCTTAAAGTTATGGATTTAACCAAAGCACGTATTTCGTTGCTGCCTCCATCTCTTCATCTCCTAGAAAATCTTCAGACATTGTGTTTGGAGCGATGCGAGTTGGGAGACATAACTCTAGTCGGACAGCTATCGCAGCTAAAAATTCTCAGCTTTATACATTCCACGTTTGAAAAGTTGCCTGAAGAAATAGGGAAATTGACTCGTCTTCGACTGCTGGATTTAACCGGCTGCTGGGTACTCGAAGTGATTTCACCTAATGTAATATCACGTTTGACAAGTCTAGAAGACTTGAGAATGAATGACAGCTTCACAGGATGGGAGCCCGAAGGAGTAAGCGGAGAAAGAAGTAATGCTAGCCTTTCAGAACTGAAGGACTTGCCTCATTTAGCTGCACTAAGTATACATGTTCGAGATGCTGGCAGTATTCCGGCCGACTTGTTCACTGACAAGTTAAAAAGATACCAAATACTAATCGGCAGTTTTTCCTGGAAATCAAAATGGAACGATGTGGATGAAACCCTCAACACATTGAAGCTCAAGCTCCCAACTGGCTGTGAATTGGACCATGGTCTAGAAATGTTGTTGAAGAGATCATGTGAAGATTTGTACTTGGATGGGTGCGAGGGAGCTCATAATGTCGTGTACCACTCAGGTAGTGAAGATTTTCAACAACTCAAGCATCTCCGTATCAAAAGCAATGCCCAATTTACACATATCATTACTGAAGAG GTTGTGTTGCCCAACTTAACAAGCTTGGTGGTGGATCATTGTACTGGTTTAACTTCTGCGTTATCGTCTTCCATGGCTAGGAATCTCGTACAACTTCAAAAACTTGAGATAACCAACTGTGCATCAATGGAAGAGATAGTTTCGACAAAAGAATATGGTGAAGAAAAAACAGATGGCATGTTTTGTAAGCTACAGTATCTGCATCTGGAATATCTTCCAAAACTCTCTAGATTCTGCTCAGCAAGCTGTAATGTCCAGTTTCTGTCTTTGGAGAGTTTGAAACTTCGGAAGTGTGGAGGAATGAAGGGATTTGTCTTTGATCCTAAACTTGAGACTGAAGAAGTATACTTTCTTTTTGACAACAAG GTAGCGTTTCCAAAGTTGGAGATATTGTACATCCAAACGCTATCTATTTTGACTACAATATGGCACAACCAACTTGATCCAGACTCTTTCTACAAACTTAGAAATGTTGAAGTTATAGACTGCCGTTGTCTAATAAGCATCCTTACACCTAGTATTTTTGGAAGATTGAATGCTTTACGAAGTTTATCGATATTTTATTGCAGTCGTTTAGAGGTGGTTTTTGAGATCGAAGAAACACCTGACACGTATACGACTCAGTTGAAAATGCCTGGTTGTGAAAATCTGGATTTCGTAAGCATACTTCGTTGTGAGAAATTGAAATATATTTTTCCATGCTCAGTGGCTAGAGGTATTCAGCAACTACGAGACCTAAGAGTGTGTAGTTGTGATGGAATGGAGGAAATCGTTTCCAAGGAAGAGGGACTAGAAATGATGCCTAAGTTTGTGTTTCCGAAAGCAACAAATATTGAATTTTCAAATCTAGACCAACTTAAGAGCTTCTATCCAGGAATGCATGCTTCCGAATGGCCGCTACTCGAAAAAGTGACGGTGAAGGGATGCGGTAAATTGGATATTTTTGCCACTGAAATTTCAAGTTTCGAGAAGCATGAGTTTGGCGGTCTTTACACTCCAATTAAACACTCTCTGTTCTTAATTGACAAG GATGTTTCATTCCCCAACTTGGAAAACATGACCTTAGTTAGACAGAGACATGGAGATATGGTGCAGTCCATCCTCATCACAGTTGTTTAG
- the LOC139198386 gene encoding uncharacterized protein gives MKEPSAPRPEFEPSSVCLKMVQNFIEESNEKQPPPKCGRNRCNCFHGNSNDSSDDELDIFGGGFGDSISSDSFGCDASDIRKSLIPCVSVSERNLMADTTRMVEANKNLKQKDDLRKMVTDGLQSLGYDSSTCKSKWEKSSSYLSN, from the exons ATGAAGGAACCGTCGGCGCCGCGGCCTGAGTTCGAGCCGAGTTCGGTCTGCTTGAAGATGGTTCAGAATTTCATCGAAGAAAGCAACGAGAAGCAGCCTCCGCCGAAATGTGGACGAAACCGCTGTAATTGCTTTCACGGCAACAGCAATGACAGCTCCGACGACGAGCTCGATATATTCGGTGGAGGTTTTGGTGATTCAATCTCCTCCGATTCGTTCGGTTGCGACGCCTCCGATATTCGTAAG AGTCTGATTCCATGCGTGAGCGTCTCGGAAAGAAACCTCATGGCCGATACGACGAGGATGGTCGAAGCAAACAAGAATCTCAAACAAAAAGACGATTTGAGGAAGATGGTCACCGACGGACTGCAATCCCTCGGCTATGATTCCTCCACCTGCAAATCCAAATGGGAGAAATCGTCATCTTATTTGTCTAATTAG